The following proteins come from a genomic window of Nicotiana tomentosiformis chromosome 12, ASM39032v3, whole genome shotgun sequence:
- the LOC138902919 gene encoding uncharacterized protein translates to MKKVKIIKEWLKTAQSRQKSYSDDRRTNLEFKENYWVFLKVFPMKGVMRFGKKGKLSPRYVGPYRIIQRICEVAYKLELPPQISLVHPEFHVSMLKKVVRDPTFIVPVETVEVNEEWTYGEISVSIIDRQVRKLRNKENAFVKVLWRN, encoded by the coding sequence atgaaaaaggttaaaatcattaaggagtggttgaagactgctcaaagtcgtcagaagtcctattcggatgatCGTCGTACGAATTTGGAGTTCAAGGAAAattattgggtattcttgaaggttttccccatgaagggtgtaatgagatttggtaagaaagggaaattgagtccgaggtatgtcggaccatatagaatcattcaaaggatttgtgaggtggcatacaagcttgagttGCCACCTCAGATATCATTAGTGCACCCAgaatttcatgtgtctatgttgaagaaagtagttagaGACCCGAcattcattgttccggttgagactgttgaggttaatgaggaatggACTTATGGAGAGATttcggtttctattattgatcggcaagtccgaaagttaagaaataaagaaaatgccttcgtgaaagtgttatggcgaaactag